A region of Thermococcus piezophilus DNA encodes the following proteins:
- a CDS encoding TIGR04140 family protein produces MRKELITAIPPDEIELILKKSGAKVELVISEAESFHGMPRYRVLLEGTDEEIEKFMDVLRLARAGG; encoded by the coding sequence GTGAGGAAGGAGTTAATAACAGCAATCCCGCCAGACGAAATAGAGCTCATCCTGAAAAAATCTGGAGCAAAGGTTGAGCTGGTCATTTCGGAGGCAGAATCATTCCACGGCATGCCGAGGTACAGAGTGCTTCTGGAAGGGACAGACGAAGAGATAGAAAAGTTCATGGATGTCCTCAGACTGGCAAGGGCCGGCGGTTAG
- a CDS encoding peptidase M54, which produces MEFIAFTYVGNFVDKEIITDVLFNVFDDTNRFFQQNEIPVRFLYIGKLELEPGYLINLNTPEGRIRVYPLEALVEVLYSRLLQEINEKGDVKMNKIFALTTFPLVSRNPYFDFYEKFLGIHEVITGLRIMILSMKPFEVPIAPDDSAHERRMKLETFKSRLLKGILHEVGHSFGLEHCSNQCVMHPPANIEEWDSRIPGYCDECLLNLRAALEK; this is translated from the coding sequence ATGGAGTTTATAGCGTTCACCTATGTCGGGAACTTCGTGGACAAAGAAATAATAACCGATGTTCTATTCAACGTTTTCGACGATACGAACCGCTTCTTCCAGCAGAATGAGATTCCCGTGAGGTTCCTCTACATAGGAAAACTTGAGCTGGAGCCGGGTTACCTGATAAACCTCAACACCCCTGAGGGCAGGATAAGGGTCTATCCGCTTGAGGCCCTCGTTGAGGTTCTCTACTCCAGACTGCTTCAGGAAATCAATGAGAAAGGGGACGTCAAGATGAACAAGATATTTGCCCTCACCACATTCCCGCTCGTTTCTAGGAATCCCTACTTCGACTTCTACGAGAAGTTTCTGGGCATTCACGAGGTCATCACAGGTCTCAGGATTATGATACTGTCGATGAAGCCCTTCGAGGTCCCCATAGCCCCCGACGATTCCGCCCATGAGCGCAGGATGAAGCTTGAGACGTTCAAAAGCAGGCTCCTCAAGGGTATCCTCCACGAAGTCGGGCACAGCTTTGGCCTTGAGCACTGCAGCAACCAGTGCGTCATGCATCCCCCGGCCAACATAGAGGAGTGGGACTCGCGGATCCCGGGCTACTGCGATGAGTGCCTCCTCAATCTGAGGGCAGCCTTAGAAAAGTAA
- a CDS encoding prenyltransferase/squalene oxidase repeat-containing protein, whose amino-acid sequence MGSKLSEIGRFINADALIRYVEDRRHEDGGYCFVSVLNETNINDTYYAVKIYDPLGLEIPEREKTVEFLYTSAQMQTAVVAVAMAIEALSLLGARDLAREKLDLLFSKYNPLEGKFAVGLGGSEEFGTATPLEATYWAMRALAAVGYRMDGETKERIREFVMGFREGDGFGVKGATTTMTYQALFTLKGLGYAVQDTTHFYRCEVYGGFTEVPYSLPPYLEPTFYAIRGLSLLDKRARYVEDHIRFIRALQNPNGGFRRSLEMGISNFQNTYRAVKALDELLKWY is encoded by the coding sequence ATGGGCTCGAAGCTGAGTGAGATTGGCAGGTTTATTAACGCTGATGCGCTCATCCGCTACGTTGAGGATAGGCGCCACGAGGACGGCGGCTACTGCTTCGTGAGCGTTTTGAATGAGACCAATATTAACGACACGTACTACGCGGTAAAGATTTACGACCCGCTCGGGCTCGAAATTCCTGAGAGGGAGAAGACAGTGGAGTTCCTTTACACTTCCGCTCAGATGCAGACCGCGGTGGTGGCCGTTGCAATGGCCATCGAGGCACTGTCATTACTGGGAGCGAGAGACCTGGCAAGAGAAAAGCTGGATCTGCTCTTCTCCAAATACAACCCGCTAGAAGGGAAGTTCGCCGTCGGCCTCGGAGGAAGTGAGGAGTTCGGAACTGCCACACCCCTGGAGGCTACCTACTGGGCCATGAGGGCGCTGGCGGCCGTGGGTTACCGTATGGACGGCGAGACTAAAGAAAGGATACGCGAGTTCGTAATGGGGTTCCGCGAGGGAGACGGCTTCGGGGTGAAGGGGGCCACCACAACCATGACTTACCAAGCCCTCTTCACCCTCAAAGGCCTTGGCTATGCCGTCCAAGACACTACCCACTTCTACAGATGCGAGGTCTACGGTGGCTTTACCGAGGTGCCCTACTCGCTGCCCCCCTACCTAGAGCCGACGTTCTATGCTATAAGAGGTCTCAGTCTGCTAGACAAGAGGGCGCGCTATGTAGAGGACCATATCAGGTTCATCCGGGCACTGCAGAACCCCAACGGAGGCTTCAGGCGCTCGCTGGAGATGGGTATATCTAACTTCCAGAACACTTACAGAGCCGTGAAAGCCCTCGACGAACTCCTGAAGTGGTACTGA
- a CDS encoding DUF6062 family protein: MDIVGIYLREAMKEGCPICRILREYEESEIDTILYEHVNDPAVRTKFKESLGLCTYHAWKTLKKAYSNPLLGPLGVAIIYEHMLSTYIKTLESREKVKEGECFLCLLVEEKEKDTVEAIAERIEELLPVYESSEAILCKRHYEMIGSILREKNPQSAERLRKVQLEKLKKLREKMNSLIDKFDYRATERPTKEEVSSLPRVIEALKGLKNGATLRKKERKRRVRSVLLWR; this comes from the coding sequence ATGGATATCGTGGGAATATACCTCAGGGAGGCTATGAAGGAGGGCTGCCCAATCTGCAGGATACTCAGGGAGTACGAGGAGTCTGAAATCGATACAATACTCTACGAGCACGTGAACGACCCCGCTGTTAGGACCAAGTTCAAGGAGAGCCTTGGCCTCTGCACCTACCACGCCTGGAAGACCCTCAAAAAGGCCTACTCGAACCCGCTGCTCGGCCCGCTGGGAGTGGCGATAATCTACGAGCACATGCTTTCAACGTACATCAAAACCCTCGAAAGCCGGGAAAAAGTTAAGGAAGGCGAGTGCTTCCTGTGCCTTCTCGTGGAGGAGAAGGAAAAGGACACGGTGGAGGCTATCGCGGAGAGAATTGAGGAGCTCCTGCCCGTTTACGAGTCATCGGAGGCAATCCTCTGCAAAAGGCACTACGAGATGATAGGCTCAATCCTCAGGGAGAAAAATCCCCAGAGTGCGGAGAGGCTCAGAAAAGTCCAGCTGGAGAAGCTGAAGAAGCTCAGGGAAAAAATGAACTCTCTCATAGACAAATTCGACTATAGAGCAACCGAAAGGCCCACAAAAGAAGAGGTCTCATCACTTCCACGGGTTATAGAGGCGCTTAAAGGGCTCAAAAACGGAGCAACCTTAAGGAAGAAGGAGCGAAAAAGGCGGGTGAGGAGCGTTTTGCTATGGAGATAG
- the crcB gene encoding fluoride efflux transporter CrcB, whose translation MNGRIAVAIALGGALGALARFYISGIMPVYRDLPVGTLLVNSIASFILGYLYGLLFWGIDVPADWRTFFGTGFCGGLSTFSTFSYETFSLMREKEYLLALLNVSANVIITIALVFAGFVLSRR comes from the coding sequence ATGAACGGCAGGATAGCGGTGGCGATAGCACTCGGCGGTGCCCTTGGAGCGCTGGCGCGCTTTTACATCTCGGGAATAATGCCTGTTTACAGGGACCTCCCCGTTGGAACTCTGCTCGTCAACAGCATAGCCAGCTTCATACTCGGTTACCTCTACGGCCTCCTCTTCTGGGGAATTGACGTTCCGGCAGACTGGAGGACCTTCTTCGGAACGGGCTTCTGCGGTGGCCTGAGCACTTTTTCAACCTTCTCCTATGAGACATTCTCGCTCATGAGGGAGAAGGAATACCTTTTAGCTCTCCTGAACGTCTCGGCAAACGTTATAATCACGATTGCATTAGTCTTTGCAGGCTTTGTCCTTTCCAGGAGGTGA
- a CDS encoding DUF190 domain-containing protein, with the protein MVEVEHWNTLRLRIYIGENDRWDGKPLYKAIVGKLREMGIAGATVYRGLYGFGKKSKIHSTDVMRLSTDLPIIVEAVDRGYKIEKAICEIKPMIKDGMITVEPTIVVWVGTAEEVKKFKEDAIREE; encoded by the coding sequence ATGGTCGAGGTTGAGCACTGGAACACGCTCCGCCTCAGGATTTACATAGGGGAAAACGACCGCTGGGACGGGAAGCCCCTCTACAAAGCGATAGTTGGAAAGCTCCGCGAGATGGGCATCGCTGGTGCTACTGTTTATCGTGGACTCTACGGCTTCGGGAAGAAGAGCAAAATTCACTCCACCGATGTAATGAGGCTCTCCACGGATTTACCCATCATTGTCGAGGCCGTGGACAGGGGCTACAAGATAGAGAAAGCAATCTGCGAGATAAAGCCGATGATAAAGGACGGCATGATAACGGTCGAGCCAACTATCGTGGTCTGGGTCGGAACCGCGGAGGAAGTCAAGAAGTTCAAGGAAGATGCAATTAGGGAGGAATAG